GGACATGACAATCCTTTCTACTTGTACGCCCGCAGGTTCGCGTGTGAGCGCGACCCTGCGGAACGGGTCGATGCAGTGAGACTCGGCTTACAGGTCGAGCAGCAGGCGTGCCGGATCTTCCAGCGCATCCTTCATCGCGACGAGCGACAGCACGGCTTCGCGGCCGTCGATGATGCGGTGGTCGTACGACAGCGCGAGGTAGTTGATCGGGCGGATCACGATCTGGCCGTTCTCGACGACCGGGCGCTCCTTCGTCGCGTGCACGCCGAGGATGGCCGACTGCGGCGGGTTGATGATCGGGGTCGACAGCATCGAGCCGAACACGCCGCCGTTCGAGATCGAGAACGTACCGCCCGTCATTTCCTCGATCGACAGCTTGCCGTCCTTCGCCTTCTGGCCGAATTCGGCGATCTTCTTCTCGATCTCGGCGAGGCTCAGTTGATCCGCGTTGCGCAGG
The genomic region above belongs to Solibacillus isronensis and contains:
- a CDS encoding 2-oxo acid dehydrogenase subunit E2 yields the protein LRNADQLSLAEIEKKIAEFGQKAKDGKLSIEEMTGGTFSISNGGVFGSMLSTPIINPPQSAILGVHATKERPVVENGQIVIRPINYLALSYDHRIIDGREAVLSLVAMKDALEDPARLLLDL